The following is a genomic window from Spirosoma foliorum.
CCTATTACAAATTAGCGTCTTCGCGGCTATTGAAGGTATCGCCCTGAGTCAGATCACCCGTTTTCAGGCCTTTCTTGAACCAGTATACCCGCTGCGCTGACGTGCCATGAGTAAACGCATCGGGAACAACGCGGCCCTGCGTTTCTTCCTGGATTTTATCGTCGCCAATGGCGTTAGCCGCTGTCAACGCTGATTCTACGTCGTTCTCATCGATCGAAATACTTTGTCCCTGTGCGTGGTGTGCCCAAACACCGGCGAAGAAATCGGCCTGCAATTCCAGCCGAACCGATACCCGATTGTATTCCCGCTCGCTCATTCGCTGCCGTAGGGCATCCGTTTTATCCATAATGCCCAATAGTTTCTGAACATGGTGGCCTATCTCATGAGCAACCACGTACGACATCGCAAAATCGCCGGGAGCCTGAAACCGTTTAGCCAGTTCGTCGTAAAACGACAGATCGATATAAACTTTCTGATCTACAGGACAATAGAACGGGCCCATTGCCTCTTGTGCAGTACCACAACCCGACGAAGTTACTCCCCGAAACATCACCAAAACCGGTTTACGGTACTGGCTTCCTTGTTCGGCAAATAGTTTCGTCCAGACATCTTCGGTACTGGCCAGCACTTTTCTCGTGAAATGAGCCGCTTCATCGTCCGCCTGTGGGTCTGATGGCGCTTGCGATGTTGCCTGATTTGCTGAGCGTTGGTTTAATACCTCCGAAGGGTCGCCCCCCAAGAGCATGACAATAACGGCTATCACAACGGTGCCAATTCCACCGCCCACAATGAGTCCTCCCCCACCGCTTCCCCGGCGGTCGTCGACATTATCGCTTTCTCGTCCTCCTAACCAGCGCATAAAATTTTCTCAGTTAATAAATGGTGATTACACAATTAGTTCGTTACTCTCAGTTGCCAAGATTACTGTTTCTGTCGGTAAAATGTTTCGTTCTCGTGCAATTATTCATCGGGGTCGAGCCCGTTCATACTGGATTGGCCAACTGATGGCATTTTCCATCGCATGAGCCGCATGCAACGGGAAATAAGGATCTCGCAAAAATTCACGTGCGAGCAGCACTAAATCGGCCTGACCAGCAGACAAAATTGCATCGGCCTGTTTCGCTGATGTAATCAACCCTACGGCCGCCGTCATGATGCCCGTTTCTCGTTTGATTCGCTCCGCAAAAGGAACCTGATAACCGGGTTTCAGCGGAATTTTCGCATTGGCCACGTTGCCTCCCGTTGAACAGTCAACCACATCGACACCTTTTGTTTTCAGGATAGCCCCTAATGCCACCGAATCCTCGATTGTCCAGCCCCCATCGGTCCAGTCCGTTGCCGAAATCCGTACAAAAATGGGTAACTCGGCTGGCCATACAGTTTGGACGCGCTCGATTACCTTCAGTAACAATCGAATGCGATTTTCAAATGCTCCCCCGTAGTCATCAGTCCGCTGATTGCTCAATGGCGACAGAAACTGGTGTAACAAATAGCCATGTGCCGCATGGATTTCCACAACTTGAAAACCGGCTACAAGCGCACGCTGAGCAGCCGCCTGAAAGTCGGCCAGCACCTGGTTAATACCATCGACGGTTAAAGCCAGCGGTGCCGGTTCCGACTCCTGAAACGGAATGGCACTGGGAGCCAGGGTTTGCCAGCCCCGTTCGGCAGTGGGTAAAATGAGCGTGCCACCTTCCCAGGGCCGACGATGACTCGCTTTCCGACCAGCATGGGCCAGTTGAATACCTGCCACCGTGCCATTCTGCCGAAGAAATTGGGTGATTCGTTTTAGCCCAGGGATGTGATCATCTTTCCAAATACCCAGATCATCGGGCGAAATTCGGCCCTCCGGCGAAATGGCCGTTGCTTCGGTAAAAATCAGCCCCGCCCCGCCTACAGCCCGGCTACCCAGGTGTACCAGATGCCAGTCATTGGCAAAACCATCCTCGCTCGAGTACTGGCACATGGGCGAGACAACAATCCGATTTTTAAGATGAAGACTACGGATAGATAGCGGAGAAAAAAGAATTGACATACGCTTTTAGTGAGGGCATGGCCCGTAAATAAACATTCGATTCTCGTTTATCGTTGAGCAAAAAATTAGTTGGGGTAATAACCCAACCGGCTTTTAAATC
Proteins encoded in this region:
- the namA gene encoding NADPH dehydrogenase NamA: MSILFSPLSIRSLHLKNRIVVSPMCQYSSEDGFANDWHLVHLGSRAVGGAGLIFTEATAISPEGRISPDDLGIWKDDHIPGLKRITQFLRQNGTVAGIQLAHAGRKASHRRPWEGGTLILPTAERGWQTLAPSAIPFQESEPAPLALTVDGINQVLADFQAAAQRALVAGFQVVEIHAAHGYLLHQFLSPLSNQRTDDYGGAFENRIRLLLKVIERVQTVWPAELPIFVRISATDWTDGGWTIEDSVALGAILKTKGVDVVDCSTGGNVANAKIPLKPGYQVPFAERIKRETGIMTAAVGLITSAKQADAILSAGQADLVLLAREFLRDPYFPLHAAHAMENAISWPIQYERARPR
- the ypfJ gene encoding KPN_02809 family neutral zinc metallopeptidase — translated: MRWLGGRESDNVDDRRGSGGGGLIVGGGIGTVVIAVIVMLLGGDPSEVLNQRSANQATSQAPSDPQADDEAAHFTRKVLASTEDVWTKLFAEQGSQYRKPVLVMFRGVTSSGCGTAQEAMGPFYCPVDQKVYIDLSFYDELAKRFQAPGDFAMSYVVAHEIGHHVQKLLGIMDKTDALRQRMSEREYNRVSVRLELQADFFAGVWAHHAQGQSISIDENDVESALTAANAIGDDKIQEETQGRVVPDAFTHGTSAQRVYWFKKGLKTGDLTQGDTFNSREDANL